The window ACAGAGCTGAACCAAGATTCCATAGGCAACCTTTAAGCCATGGGCAATCTGGTGGGTTTCATGCAAGACTGTCAGCCCATTATGAAGGGCATGGGCTCCTGACACATAGTCACTGGTTTGACAGCCGACATTGGCAGCTACCGCATAGACTGTATCCACCATGCGTTCAAAGGCTGGCGTGACCTGCTTTCTATCTGCTGCTTCAAGGACTGCCTCCGTATCATGCAAGAGAATGTCCTGACTGACCTGAGCTGTTGCCAAGGCCAATTGTACCATGGCTGGTAATTCTTGCCGCTTCTTCCCACGATGAATGGCTTCCAGCTCATACCATTTGGCCAAAGTATCTGAAATTCCGCTGATCAAATATTCTTTCGGAGCATCAATCAGCAGATCATAATCCACCACCGTCATAAAACCAGACCGCTGGCAGTAATCAATAGACTTGAAACTATGGTCGGGATGATAGGCTACTAGGAGCGGTGTCGAGCAAGCACAGGTGGCAACCAGGGTTGGCACCAGTACGACCTCGATATTAAGCCTATCTGCCACTCCTTTGGTCGTATCCATGACCTTGCCACCACCGATACCAACGATAACATCTGCCCCAAGCTGACCAGCCTGAGCTGCCAAGCGGTCCATGTCCTCATGACTAGCCGTACGGTCATAGAAAAGCACTGGCCAGTCTGTCTCCTTGCCAAAATGCTTGACAAAGGCAGCATAGGCTTTTTGCCCCGTCACAATCACAGGCCGTTGGAAAAGGGCTAGCCGAGCAGACAATTCCTTTAAGGCGCCTTGGGAAGCTACATATTGACCAGGCTCGCCACGTACTAATTTTTCAAATTCCATAATCGATCACTCCTTTTTAGTTTAGTATAGTAAAAAACAAAGACACGGTCAAACTTCCACTTGTCTTTGTTTCTAACGGTATGTTCTAGCGATGATTGATTTTTTTCGTAAGGAAATCACCAACAAACTGGATGACAAAAATCATCACCAAGATAAGAATGGTCGCCACCAAGGTAACGTCATCTGCGAAGCGGTTGTATCCATAGGAGATCGCTACGTTTCCGAGACCACCTGAACCGATCGCTCCTGCCATGGCTGTATAACCAACGAGAGAAATCAAAGTCAAGGTTGTCACACGGATGATATCTGGAAGACCTTCGCGCAAATAAACCCCAATAATATCTGGAATAGTTGCCCCAGAAGCCTGAGCCGCTTCAATCACGCCACGGTCCAATTCAGATAAGACAACCTGGATTTGGCGGGCATAAAATGGAAAGACTGACAAAGCCAAAGGAACCAAGGCTGCCTTGGCACCAATACCTGTACCCACGATGGCACGGGTGACAGGGTTCAAGAAGGCCAAAAGGATAATGAAGGGAATGGCACGAAAGAGAGATGCAACCTTATCTAAAATCCAAAAGACATACTTGTTTTCCAAAACACCTCTTGGGGCTGTAAGAACCAACAAAAGTCCTGTAATTAAACCCAGTAGTCCACCAAATAAGAATGACCAACTTGTCATGTAGATAGTCGCGTTAATGGCTGTCAACCAACCTGTTTGCGTATCCCAACCCATTCTGTATACGTTGGGCATATAGGTTTCAATCCATTCTAACATGATTGTTCTCCTTTCAAAATCGTTACTTCAACATGGGCTTCTGTTACAGCTTCAAGTGCTCGGTGGATATTTCCTGGCTCACCTGACAAAATCAAGACCATTTCACCAACTGGTGTGTGATCCAAAATCTCAATATTTCCATAAAGAATATTGGAAGATACCTGATAAAATTTATAGAGGTCGTTGACGATAGCTGTATCGGTGCTGGCTCCAGAATACTTGAGCTGTACCAATAGACTGTTCCCTGGCAAGTTTTGCACAATTCCTTGTTGGTAAATCTTCACCAAAGCTTCATCAATTCCTGTTGCTGTTTTGATGAAATCTTGAGTCAATTCTTCTTTTGGATGCGAGAAGATTTCAAGGACAGAGCCCTCTTCAATCAAGCGACCATCCTGCATAACAGCCACACGATTGGCAATATCTTTGACAATCTGCATCTCATGAGTAATCAAGACAATGGTCAATCCAAGTTTTTCATTCAACTCCTGTAAGAGAGCTAAAATTTGCTTGGTTGTACGAGGATCCAAGGCAGAGGTTGATTCATCTGAAATTAAGATTTTCGGATCATTTGCCAAGGCACGCGCAATGGCCACCCGTTGTTTCTGACCACCTGACAATTGGGCAGGGTAGTTTTCAGCTCTGTCCGCCAATCCCACCAATTCCAGCAAACGATTGACTTTTTCAGCCTTCTCTTCCTTGCTCAAACCTGAATGTTTAAGGGCAAAGGCAACGTTTTCTGCTGCCGTCATTTGTGCCATCAGATTAAAGTGCTGGAAAATCATACCGATATCACGGCGTTTTTCCCGTAATTGGGCTGGGCTTAAGGTTACTTTTCCTTGGTCAAAAATTACATCATCATCAATCGTAATCTTGCCACCTGTGGGCACCTGCAAGAGATTGATGACACGAACCAAGGTTGACTTACCAGCCCCTGAATAGCCCACAATGCCATAAATATCTCCCTGATTGATATGGATGCTGACATCCTTGACCGCTGTAATCTCCCGTTTTTTCTGACGGAAAGTAACATCAATATTGTCTAATTTAATGATTTCCTTACTCATACGCTTTAATCAACTCCTCAATTAATTCAACATGTGCAATGTAGTCTGCAATCTTCACATTTTCATCACCCGCATGGTCTCGACTACCTTCGTGTCCCAAACCAAATCCAGCAATGGGAACACCTAAGGCATGAAAGACAGTATGCATGGGACCTGTACCAGGTGAGGTCGGTAGTACCGAAACCCCTTGGGGATAAAAAGACTTAGCCAAATCGATGACCTTGATAATAGCTGGTGCAGACATATCTGAACGGTAGGATTCTTCCCCCAGGGTAAAGGTTACCTCAACTTGGTCAAAACCTTGGTCTACCAGATAGGTACGAATAGCCCTTAAAACACCCTCAGGCGTCAAACCTGGAACCAGACGAACCTCCATCTTGGCACTAGCATTGGCAGGAATGATGGTCTTGACTCCCTGCCCCTGATAGCCTGTGGACAAACCTTCAATGGTAATAGATGGTTCAAAATACAAACGTTTCAAGAGTTCTCTGCGTTCCTGACGCAAGAGCGGCAGACTTAAACCATAGATTTCTTTCAAACTATCTGCATTGACCAAGGCATATTCCTCTACCAAGGCCATTTCACGCTCATTCGGTTCTTGGACCTTATCATAAATCCCTGGAACCTTGATACGACCATCTGGTTCACGCAGGCTAGAAATAGCTTGCAACAAGTACCAGGCTGCTGAATCAATTACACCACCAAATGAAGAATGAATATCCAAATCAGCACTCTTGACAGAGACATCAAAGGTCACGATCCCCTTGTTCCCACCAGCGATTTCCAGCTGGTCCTTCTTATTACGGATACCTTGTTCCCAAACCAAGAGTTCTGCCTGATTAAGCTGGTCCTTGTATTTGATCAGATATTTGTCCAAATCCACCGAAGCAGACTCCTCAGCCCCTTCCATGATAAAAATGATATGGACTGGAAGATTGCCATGCTTGGTCAAATATTTTTTGACAGCAGATAGACGGGCCACGATGTGTCCCTTGTCATCATCCACCCCACGACCATACATGCTGTCTTCTGTCAGGGTCAATTCAAAAGGTTGACCTTTGAGCCATATTTGGTCGCTGTCAGCTGGAACCGTATCGTAGTGGTTGTAGAAAATAATGGTTTTAGCTTCAGGATTATCTGCTGCAAATCTTGCCAAGACAAAGGGAGCTGCGAATGACTTATCAACCAAGACATGGGCTCCTGCCTCTTCAAAGATCTCTTGAAGATAGTCAGCCACCTCTTCCAGACCAATCTGTTGAGCAAAGATCGATTTTTTGCCAATCAAGGCCTTCAGATGCTTCAAATCCTCCTGGACAACGGCATCCTGCCAAAATTTTCCAATTTGTTCTTTCTCTGACAAAAATGCCATTTTGACTTTCCTCTCTAAAAACAGGAATAGAAGCTGAAACAAGGGTTTGCAGCTTCTTTACTTCCTATCTAAAAACTATTATTCTGCTGAAACTTCATCCCAGATAGCAAAGTCTGTTTGGTTTGAAGCACGTTCGATGATTTCTTTTACTTCATCAGTGTTATATGATGCAATCAAGACTTTGATAGCATCAGCCTTGTCTGATTTTTCCCAATCCTTTTGCGCTGCAATAACGTTGTACCATACTTCTGTATCGGCACCTTTTTGCTCGATGTAAAGAGCTTTAGAAGTATCAAGTCCTGCTTCTTGAGCGTAGTTATTGTTGATAACTGCACCGTCAACTGACTCAAGCGAACGTACTGTTTGGCTTGCATCCAATTCTGTGATGGTGATATTCTTTGGATTTGATTTAATGTGAGAAAGTGTTGCCAATTCACCATCAGCCACCTCCAAATCAATCAAACCTGCTGATTCAAGTAAGAAGAGGGCGCGGCTTTCGTTTGTTGCATCGTTTGGAACTGCAATTTCTGCACCTTCTGGAATACTTTCAATCGAAGTATACTTGTCTTTGCCACCTTCTACACCTGAATAGAAGCGAATTGGGCTGTACAATGTGTAACCAGCTACTTGCAAGTCACCACCATTTTCACTATTCCAGTTATTTAAGAAGTAGATGTGTTGGAAAGCATTGACATCAACATCGCCTTCTGCTAAAGCCTTGTTTGGTTGTGAGTAATCTGTAAACTCAGTCAACTTAACTGTTACACCTTCAGCTGCTGCCAACTCCGTTACCTTATCCCATACTTCTGTCGTATAGGCGTTACGTGTCATGATACCAACATTAAGAGTTGTTGTATCTGCAGATGATTCAGTAGTTGTTGATGAATTTGAACCACACGCAGCAAGAACACCTACTGACAAGGCAGCTGCTGCTAAACTAAACAATTTTTTTAATTTCATAAAAAATATCTCCTTAATTTTTTGAACTGAATATATCTTAACACAGAAAAGACAATCTGACTAATTGGCTTTTTTTATAGAATATTATAAGTTTCAGCTATAACAAATACCCTTGCAATTATAAGAATTTATAATAAAAAAGAGGGAACCCCTCTTTTTATTATCACCTTTTTTTGACCTCTCACTTACCAGCTCTTCTCCTTCTTGCTACTGTTAGGCTAAGCAGGGTAAGCCCTGTTAATAACGGAAGACTGGACTGCTGATCATTTGTGCTTGGTAAGGTAGATATAGCTGTTTTTTTATCCTCTACTCTTTGTTCCGAAACAGTAGTTGCTGAAGAAATAGCCTCTTGACGAGTATTATTCTTTATCAATAGGGGCGACACCTCGGTCACCAACTGTTCTAACTTAGTTTGTTTAGTTGAAATCTCGGCAACGAGTGGTGCTACCTCAGTTGGAGAAGTTAGCGTCTCACTGACTGGTGAGTCTACTTCAGTTGAAGAAGTTGGTATCTTAGTAATTGGTGGTTCTACCTCGATTGGGGAGGTTGGAGAGACAGTGACCGGTGAAGTTATTGATTCCGAATCGCCTACATTCGAGCTTGATTTCAAATTGACAATAATTTCATAAAAGGGACCATTATAATTCAAGTCGCTACTAAAAATTGTAGTGAAACCTTGACTTACCTCAACAGATTCAAAATAATATGCCTTCTCATCAATACCATTGCTTTCATCACGAATGATACTATCAATTGTGGAGTTTGCAACTCGGCGACTCTCTTTAACAGTTGATTCCCCATCTTTAAATTGAATAGTATATAAGGCTTGCCTTATAGTTGAATTCTCATAAATCACACCTTCTGGTAGAAGTCTTTTCTCAATTTCAGGCAGAGGAGTATCCGATGTGTTTACAACTAGTTGCTGGTATGATCGAATTACCTCAGTTTGAGTTCGATTTCCAACAGTAACTGACCTTGAAGAGATTTGGGTCCCCCCAGCACCAACTAAGTCAAATGTTACACCATGTTTTTTTTCAAATGCTGAAATTGCCTCACGAATCACTTGTTTCATTGCCTCATGGTCTTCACCATGGAAATTCGTGCGAATGAGTACTTGCCCACTTGATTTTTCAACAACCTCAATATTGGTTACCACTGTCGTTTCTACAACTGGATATAAATTCTCTATATCAGTAGACTGATTGACAACTATGGATTTCGCAGGCAAACTATCAACAGTAGATAAATAACTCGTATTGCCATAAATATCTGTCAGATATAAATACTTCAGCTCATATTGACCTGGCGAATAAGAATAGTGAATTGTTTCCGATAAAGTTATCCTTTTTTTATTACCCACCAATTGCTCAATATTGGTAATATTTTCGCCAAATCGGAGTGTTCCTGACTCACTTTCAAATCCGAGATTAACAGATGCGATATTTGAATCATCTTCCACTAAAAGTACCACTTCAACTGTTTCACCTTGTTTAGCTTCATTTCGACTAGTTTCTAACTCAATAAACTTAGGTACGGTAAAATCAGTAACGATATTAGGTGAGTTGACGATAGCTTGGGTAGTAATATTTTGAATAATTTCAGGTTCTGAAAGGCTATTTGATGAACTTGCGTTTTTAGCATTCAAATAAACAAAATCTAAAGATAAGTCTGACCTAGGATAATCACTAGCTATTGGTACAGTTACATCAAAGCGATATAGTCCATCCACTAGCTTGATTGGGTTATTACTCTCTCCTCTAAGCACATACTGACTAGTTAATTTTTTATCAGATAGACCAAAGAAAATACGCTCCATTTCCTCCTCAGACGAAACCACAAAACTAGCAGTCAGTTTGTTCCCAGGCTGGTAAGACTCCTTATCAAATGTCAGGGATTCCAATGTAGGAATCGGAATATACTGTAGGGTCAATACCGTATCGCCTTCTACTAGTTCACCATAGAGAGAAGGTTGGTTTTCATAAGATAATCTATAAAGATTGCCATTTTGCTCAATTGTCTGCACTTGATAATCATAGACATAGAAAGTTGGATAGCTTTGAATCAGTTCTGATAAGATCTCTGATCCATCTGCATAAATTGTCTTTTCACGATAACTAATCAATGTCTCTGGAACAGCTTCAACTGATTCTTTAAGCGTTTGCCCCGTCCTAGTCTGATATTGGACAATCACCTTACCTGTTTTCTTTTCAACCTGCTTTGTAGATACCAAATATGGTGTGTAAGTATAGGTTATTTCCGTCAAACCAGCTTTCAAAAGCCCCTGCTCTACACCATCTACTGTAACCTTATAATATTGCCTACCATCCATGCCGTTCAGAAGTAATGGAGCTTCGCCACTAGTATCGTATGTAATCCCTGTCGCAACTGGTTCTTCCGAACCCAATGCTAACGTTGACACTACGCCTGAAATTCTCTTGTCTTCAGCTATGGCAGTCCCATCTTCAAGTTGATAATGAATCAAGACTGAACCAGAAGTAACACTATTAACCGTCATCGAAAGTGGTTCAAATGTATGTTCTGCCAATGAATATTTGGAAGAATCATAGTAATAAACAATATTACCAATCTCGTCTCTTAGAGATAGATGTGTTAAATTATAAATATCACTCGGGCGATTTTCTGGAATGGAGCTAGTTAAAACTGAACGATATAAGCCATTAGCTAATTTTTCGACTTCGATGGAAGAAAAATAAAGACTCTGTCTTCCATCCGAGGAGTAAAATTCTGCCGATACATAGGAAAGATTGCTAGCATCCTCAGATTCAACTGTTAGAGTTACGGTCTCTCCCGACTGATACTCTGTTTTATCTAATGTATAAGAGACAAGTTTTGGTGCAGTGCGGTCGGTCACTGTACCAGTAACCGTCATCGAGAGTGGTTCAAATGTATGTTCTGCCAATGAATATTTGGAAAAATCATAGTAATAAACAATATTACCAATCTCGTCTCTTAGAGATAGATGTGTTAAATTATAAATATCACTCGGGCGATTTTCTGGAATGGAGCTAGTTAAAACTGAACGATATAAGCCATTAGCTAATTTTTCGACTTCGATGGAAGAAAAATAAAGACTCTGTCTTCCATCCGAGGAGTAAAATTCTGCCGATACATAGGAAAGATTGCTAGCATCCTCAGATTCAACTGTTAGAGTTACGGTCTCTCCCGACTGATACTCTGTTTTATCTAATGTATAAGAGACAAGTTTTGGTGCAGTGCGGTCGGTCACTGTACCAGTAACCGTCATCGAGAGTGGTTCAAATGTATGTTCTGCCAATGAATATTTGGAAGAATCATAGTAATAAACAATATTACCAATCTCGTCTCTTAGAGATAGATGTGTTAAATTATAAATATCACTCGGGCGATTTTCTGGAATGGAGCTAGTTAA is drawn from Streptococcus sp. 29892 and contains these coding sequences:
- a CDS encoding methionine ABC transporter permease; this encodes MLEWIETYMPNVYRMGWDTQTGWLTAINATIYMTSWSFLFGGLLGLITGLLLVLTAPRGVLENKYVFWILDKVASLFRAIPFIILLAFLNPVTRAIVGTGIGAKAALVPLALSVFPFYARQIQVVLSELDRGVIEAAQASGATIPDIIGVYLREGLPDIIRVTTLTLISLVGYTAMAGAIGSGGLGNVAISYGYNRFADDVTLVATILILVMIFVIQFVGDFLTKKINHR
- a CDS encoding LPXTG cell wall anchor domain-containing protein, yielding MLKKCQESKGYGSIRKGIHGAVGVLALGLLFSTTAVVYADEVSENTPTTANSEQVINASETVELTADNDVATSTSTGIVGNEGILEVETTTATNYPTVEAVSSTDVEGSNANGESISTTPVANSNLTTNIPSMISTETDRAAEVLEDRTAPKLVSYTLDKTEYQAGETVTLTVESEDASNLSYVSAEFYSSDGRQSLYFSSIEVEKLANGLYRSVLTSSIPENRPSDIYNLTHLSLRDEIGNIVYYYDSSKYSLAEHTFEPLSMTVTGTVTDRTAPKLVSYTLDKTEYQSGETVTLTVESEDASNLSYVSAEFYSSDGRQSLYFSSIEVEKLANGLYRSVLTSSIPENRPSDIYNLTHLSLRDEIGNIVYYYDFSKYSLAEHTFEPLSMTVTGTVTDRTAPKLVSYTLDKTEYQSGETVTLTVESEDASNLSYVSAEFYSSDGRQSLYFSSIEVEKLANGLYRSVLTSSIPENRPSDIYNLTHLSLRDEIGNIVYYYDSSKYSLAEHTFEPLSMTVNSVTSGSVLIHYQLEDGTAIAEDKRISGVVSTLALGSEEPVATGITYDTSGEAPLLLNGMDGRQYYKVTVDGVEQGLLKAGLTEITYTYTPYLVSTKQVEKKTGKVIVQYQTRTGQTLKESVEAVPETLISYREKTIYADGSEILSELIQSYPTFYVYDYQVQTIEQNGNLYRLSYENQPSLYGELVEGDTVLTLQYIPIPTLESLTFDKESYQPGNKLTASFVVSSEEEMERIFFGLSDKKLTSQYVLRGESNNPIKLVDGLYRFDVTVPIASDYPRSDLSLDFVYLNAKNASSSNSLSEPEIIQNITTQAIVNSPNIVTDFTVPKFIELETSRNEAKQGETVEVVLLVEDDSNIASVNLGFESESGTLRFGENITNIEQLVGNKKRITLSETIHYSYSPGQYELKYLYLTDIYGNTSYLSTVDSLPAKSIVVNQSTDIENLYPVVETTVVTNIEVVEKSSGQVLIRTNFHGEDHEAMKQVIREAISAFEKKHGVTFDLVGAGGTQISSRSVTVGNRTQTEVIRSYQQLVVNTSDTPLPEIEKRLLPEGVIYENSTIRQALYTIQFKDGESTVKESRRVANSTIDSIIRDESNGIDEKAYYFESVEVSQGFTTIFSSDLNYNGPFYEIIVNLKSSSNVGDSESITSPVTVSPTSPIEVEPPITKIPTSSTEVDSPVSETLTSPTEVAPLVAEISTKQTKLEQLVTEVSPLLIKNNTRQEAISSATTVSEQRVEDKKTAISTLPSTNDQQSSLPLLTGLTLLSLTVARRRRAGK
- a CDS encoding methionine ABC transporter ATP-binding protein, whose protein sequence is MSKEIIKLDNIDVTFRQKKREITAVKDVSIHINQGDIYGIVGYSGAGKSTLVRVINLLQVPTGGKITIDDDVIFDQGKVTLSPAQLREKRRDIGMIFQHFNLMAQMTAAENVAFALKHSGLSKEEKAEKVNRLLELVGLADRAENYPAQLSGGQKQRVAIARALANDPKILISDESTSALDPRTTKQILALLQELNEKLGLTIVLITHEMQIVKDIANRVAVMQDGRLIEEGSVLEIFSHPKEELTQDFIKTATGIDEALVKIYQQGIVQNLPGNSLLVQLKYSGASTDTAIVNDLYKFYQVSSNILYGNIEILDHTPVGEMVLILSGEPGNIHRALEAVTEAHVEVTILKGEQSC
- a CDS encoding M20/M25/M40 family metallo-hydrolase, producing the protein MAFLSEKEQIGKFWQDAVVQEDLKHLKALIGKKSIFAQQIGLEEVADYLQEIFEEAGAHVLVDKSFAAPFVLARFAADNPEAKTIIFYNHYDTVPADSDQIWLKGQPFELTLTEDSMYGRGVDDDKGHIVARLSAVKKYLTKHGNLPVHIIFIMEGAEESASVDLDKYLIKYKDQLNQAELLVWEQGIRNKKDQLEIAGGNKGIVTFDVSVKSADLDIHSSFGGVIDSAAWYLLQAISSLREPDGRIKVPGIYDKVQEPNEREMALVEEYALVNADSLKEIYGLSLPLLRQERRELLKRLYFEPSITIEGLSTGYQGQGVKTIIPANASAKMEVRLVPGLTPEGVLRAIRTYLVDQGFDQVEVTFTLGEESYRSDMSAPAIIKVIDLAKSFYPQGVSVLPTSPGTGPMHTVFHALGVPIAGFGLGHEGSRDHAGDENVKIADYIAHVELIEELIKAYE
- a CDS encoding iron-containing alcohol dehydrogenase family protein, which translates into the protein MEFEKLVRGEPGQYVASQGALKELSARLALFQRPVIVTGQKAYAAFVKHFGKETDWPVLFYDRTASHEDMDRLAAQAGQLGADVIVGIGGGKVMDTTKGVADRLNIEVVLVPTLVATCACSTPLLVAYHPDHSFKSIDYCQRSGFMTVVDYDLLIDAPKEYLISGISDTLAKWYELEAIHRGKKRQELPAMVQLALATAQVSQDILLHDTEAVLEAADRKQVTPAFERMVDTVYAVAANVGCQTSDYVSGAHALHNGLTVLHETHQIAHGLKVAYGILVQLCLTGDEDEVRKLLPFYQKNGYIYRWDQLGVTEDRLTAMQKVAEKATVPRESYVNIRADITANEVVVAMLRLEEVVEEVYG
- a CDS encoding MetQ/NlpA family ABC transporter substrate-binding protein, translated to MKLKKLFSLAAAALSVGVLAACGSNSSTTTESSADTTTLNVGIMTRNAYTTEVWDKVTELAAAEGVTVKLTEFTDYSQPNKALAEGDVDVNAFQHIYFLNNWNSENGGDLQVAGYTLYSPIRFYSGVEGGKDKYTSIESIPEGAEIAVPNDATNESRALFLLESAGLIDLEVADGELATLSHIKSNPKNITITELDASQTVRSLESVDGAVINNNYAQEAGLDTSKALYIEQKGADTEVWYNVIAAQKDWEKSDKADAIKVLIASYNTDEVKEIIERASNQTDFAIWDEVSAE